Within the Stenotrophomonas maltophilia genome, the region GAACAGCAGGCACCACACGCCCAGCGCGAACAGGGTCTTCATCACGGTCTCCTTGCAGCGGCCCCTTGCCGCCTGCGACCACAGTGCCGCCCTGCCCCGGAGGGAGCAAACGGTTTGCGACGAAACCCGGCAGGGCGCGATGAAACCCGGAACGCAGCCGCTATACCTGCACCGCCCCCGGGCGGCCGTGGGCGACCTGGAAACGCGCGGCGGTCCGCACCGCGGCATCGGTACGCAGCACGCTGTCGGCCAAGCGCAGTTCCGCATCCACGGCCTGCCGGTTGAGCTGCAGCCTCCACCAGCCACGGCGGTCGCCGTCGAAATAGCGGATGTGCGGATTCAGGGGAATCGACGGTCCGTAGTAAGGGCCATACGGTGTGTCGTCTCCGCCACTGCTGATGGCGGGCGCGATGAACTCGGTGGCCACCACGGGAGCATCGGCCGCATCGAAGTCCAGCTTCAGATCGTTGACGAAGGTGGAATGCCAGTCGCCTCCCAGCACGATCGCATTGCCCTGCCCGCCCGCCTGCAGCGCCTGCAGCAACCGGTTGCGCGCGGCAGGATACCCATCCCAGGCATCGTTCCAGAACCGCTCGCGCGGGGTGCCGCCGTCCAGCCGCAGCTGCGCCATCAGCAGCTGCTGCACCACCACATTCCAGCGCGTGCCCCGCGCGGCCGCCATCGACTGTGCGAACCACGCCTCCTGGCCGGACCCGAGCATGCTCATGCGCGGGTCCAGTGCCGCCTCGCAGCGCGGTGACTCGCCCACACCGCAGGGGTTGGCCGGGCGGAACTGGCGGCAGTCGAGCAGGCTCAGCTGCGCAAGGTCGCCGTAGCGCAGGCGCCGGTGCACCCGCAGGCCACCATTGCCGGCCGGAGTGCTGCGCATGGGCAGGTGCTCGTAGAAGGCGCGATAGGCAGCGGCCCGCCGGACGATGAAGTCCTCCACCGGCACGCTGTCCTTTTCAGGATGGACGCCGGAATAGTCGTTCTGCACCTCATGGTCATCCCAGATCACCGCGAAGGCGTGCGCGGCGTGCGCTGCCTGCAGGTCCGGATCGAGCTTGTACAGCGCGTACTGGTCGCGATAACGCTGCAGACTGACGGTCTCGCCGCTGAATCGCTCCGCATCCAGTGTGCGGCCGCGTGCGTTCTGCAGTGGACTGTACTC harbors:
- a CDS encoding alkaline phosphatase D family protein, coding for MQRPMDPEHRRRLLRMAWQGTGAAIALAAMPGLAAAGPRPRLGRDPFTLGVAAGDPDPQGAMLWTRLAPDPLNGGGMPPRAVPVRWFVAEDPGMRRPVQRGVAAAVPELAHSVHVEINGLRPGRDYYYRFACDGDEESTVGHFRTAPLPDAQLQQLRLALCTCQAWNSGYYPVLRDIARSDVDLVLHAGDYLYEYSPLQNARGRTLDAERFSGETVSLQRYRDQYALYKLDPDLQAAHAAHAFAVIWDDHEVQNDYSGVHPEKDSVPVEDFIVRRAAAYRAFYEHLPMRSTPAGNGGLRVHRRLRYGDLAQLSLLDCRQFRPANPCGVGESPRCEAALDPRMSMLGSGQEAWFAQSMAAARGTRWNVVVQQLLMAQLRLDGGTPRERFWNDAWDGYPAARNRLLQALQAGGQGNAIVLGGDWHSTFVNDLKLDFDAADAPVVATEFIAPAISSGGDDTPYGPYYGPSIPLNPHIRYFDGDRRGWWRLQLNRQAVDAELRLADSVLRTDAAVRTAARFQVAHGRPGAVQV